Proteins co-encoded in one Garra rufa chromosome 21, GarRuf1.0, whole genome shotgun sequence genomic window:
- the rab3gap2 gene encoding rab3 GTPase-activating protein non-catalytic subunit isoform X2, with amino-acid sequence MSCCLLDFGRVQELRQVREFLFPKHNNAGPEEEKPQAESELTWDDSDWGSWENPDGKEDGAQKTKGEIVKNMHTPFSIHSDNKPEEEEQQQGTPWMQDCVLSLSPCSDLLVIAREHKAAFLSAKWRTDESGQEEMTLAVTWSGTLRVEEGECISSVICIPLASQKRSSTGRPDWTCIVVGFSSGYVRFYTENGVLLLAQLLHEDPVLRLKCRTYEIPRHPGVTEQHEELSILYPAALVTIDGFSLFQSLRACRNQVARAAAAGSDVVQPPPLAYKKWGLQDMDTITDHSSIGITTLSVFDQMKNASVLGGFHASVKGSPPAMSQYITVGGGPYTGFYYAIEGSSQPLLSHVALAVASKLTSALFSAASGWLGWKSKNEEESVQKQKPKVEPATALPVRFGLPDSRRHGESICLSPCNTMAGVTDDFGRVTLLDVARGIAIRMWKGYRDAQLGWVQVSEARGERDLATSPSMPRRHTQFLVIYAPRRGILEVWGTQYGPRVGAFTVGKHCRLLYAGHRLMGVNSVTSQGWQIHTQQVCLFDPVNGVLRAITIPFHLALSDKKSERAKDMHLLKRLTTLLRSREVEPALLESEAQTVLLDIKHPAIKKQALESLLSNKNAPVSCLTSVTRALLASLKEQDPEAVDESLLQFCSSQLKLLQLYTDVQLLHTPDTSPTEPEHPSFSGIQEDLARVGQVLQRYTEINSRPCVSFAQDSSGPLPVRTFLSQLEWVNGELRVIKTPDTDWTQLGSFLFWGCLSGQSPLQRVCETLQESGISPQQLLSLLLSVWLNKEKEVLKCPGAVSHLHTLLTTLSSMKGAVDESWDGQCVSPWWQQVRTACVQSESSGAALLAALVAHRVAKNAITRLAESKFQEEWECVSLELEQWVVCIKQLEDVLALQTLLCLPSPQGSSGGTRCSVKTLLESGRGGVADCVSKLIFRQGVSPDLLKDILQRRGENESTQQPVQQGGGDKLEELLECVCQRFPNSLSPDVLFAHCSWENVVQWNKDPEVGQYLEWSVEFLKMISNPHIQLGVCVMMWQTFIVKRFSAAAFLMEKVGKAPKDRLCRRDVGMGDAAVRSFLGSCVQLLQALMEVSSSSFLPSFPFFSRADSAMEEVSVPEVSVEEVWASADGPVSIVELALDQRSVHYPLVQHHCVLASLLHAGMTFSLRLKPLSLFDSKGKNAFFRDLSSIQLLPSGDMDPNLVSVRQEFLMNVLTGWVKVLAESEENGVKHSGAEDMWPSVCMELSSLLQVNTDILHRHLVCELYNQGLDLRAEEVMMEVQDKDVLGSQLLVLTGQRLSFSLLHSQSQTKPNMELLARLPPTLCTWLKAMDPSELRCPSVPLSQSSQLINKVIEMLPENHAQYSLALHLLEAVDSLHQEP; translated from the exons ATGTCCTGCTGTCTGCTGGATTTCGGCCGGGTCCAGGAGCTCAGACAGGTGCGAGAGTTTCTGTTCCCCAAGCACAACAACGCCGGACCTGAGGAAGAGAAACCTCAAGCAG AGAGTGAGTTAACGTGGGATGACTCAGACTGGGGCTCTTGGGAGAATCCTGACGGTAAAGAGGATGGAGCTCAG AAGACAAAAGGAGAAATTGTGAAGAATATGCACACCCCCTTTTCCATTCATAGTGACAACAAA CCTGAGGAGGAGGAGCAGCAGCAGGGTACACCCTGGATGCAGGACTGTGTGCTGTCTCTCTCACCCTGCTCAGATCTGCTGGTCATCGCTCGAGAGCACAAAGCAGCATTTCTCTCTG CTAAGTGGCGGACAGACGAGAGTGGGCAGGAGGAAATGACCCTTGCTGTGACCTGGAGTGGAACGCTGAGAGTTGAGGAGGG GGAATGTATCAGTAGTGTTATTTGTATTCCATTGGCCAGCCAGAAGAG GAGTTCTACTGGCCGGCCTGATTGGACCTGTATTGTGGTTGGATTCAGCTCAGGTTATGTCCGTTTCTACACAGAG aaTGGTGTTCTTCTATTGGCCCAGTTGTTGCATGAAGATCCCGTGCTGCGACTGAAATGTCGCACATATGAGATTCCACGTCACCCTGGAGTAACAGAACAG CATGAGGAGCTCAGTATTCTCTACCCAGCAGCCCTAGTCACCATTGATGGCTTTAGTCTCTTCCAGTCTTTACGTGCCTGTCGAAACCAGGTTGCCAGAG CTGCAGCAGCAGGAAGTGATGTCGTTCAGCCTCCACCGCTGGCCTATAAAAAGTGGGGCCTGCAAGACATGGACACAATTACAGACCATTCCAGCATAG GTATCACTACTCTGAGTGTGTTCGATCAGATGAAAAATGCATCTGTCCTTGGAGGATTTCATGCTTCGGTTAAAGGAAGCCCTCCTGCTATGAGTCAGTATATCACAGTGGGAGGTGGACCCTACACTGGCTTCTACTATGCTATAgag GGTAGTTCTCAGCCTCTTCTCTCCCATGTGGCTCTGGCTGTGGCCAGCAAACTTACATCAGCTCTGTTCAGTGCTGCCAG TGGTTGGTTGGGATGGAAGAGTAAAAATGAAGAGGAGTCAGTGCAGAAACAGAAGCCAAAAGTGGAGCCAGCCACAGCCCTTCCTGTTAG GTTCGGTCTTCCAGATTCTCGTCGGCATGGCGAGTCTATCTGTCTCTCTCCATGTAACACTATGGCTGGAGTCACAGATGACTTTGGCAGAGTCACGCTGCTGGATGTAGCACGAGGCATCGCTATCAGGATGTGGAAGG GCTATCGTGACGCTCAGCTCGGATGGGTGCAGGTCTCAGAGGCTCGTGGGGAGAGAGATCTAGCCACATCTCCATCTATGCCCCGCCGGCACACACAATTTCTGGTGATTTATGCCCCACGCAGAGGCATTTTAGAAGTGTGGGGAACTCAGTATGGACCGCGAGTAGGGGCTTTTACTGTAGGCAAACACTGCAG GCTGCTGTACGCGGGTCACAGGTTAATGGGTGTGAACAGTGTAACCAGTCAGGGCTGGCAAATACACACACAACAAGTGTGTCTGTTTGACCCGGTTAATGGAGTCCTGAGAGCCATCACCATACCATTCCACCTGGCACTCAG TGATAAGAAGAGCGAGCGTGCTAAAGACATGCACCTGCTGAAGAGACTCACCACTCTTCTGAGAAGCAGGGAGGTGGAGCCAG CTCTGCTTGAGAGTGAAGCACAAACTGTGTTACTGGACATTAAACATCCAGCTATTAAGAAACAG GCCCTGGAGTCACTTCTGTCCAATAAGAATGCACCAGTGTCCTGTTTGACCAGTGTTACTCGTGCATTATTGGCGAGCCTGAAAGAGCAAG ATCCTGAAGCAGTGGATGAGTCGTTGCTACAGTTTTGTTCATCCCAACTCAAACTTCTCCAGCTCTATACAGATGTTCAATTACTGCACACACCAGATACATCACCCACTGAGCCAGAACAT CCATCGTTTTCTGGCATTCAGGAGGATCTTGCTCGTGTTGGCCAAGTCCTACAGCGATACACAGAAATAAACTCTCGGCCCTGTGTCTCATTTGCTCAAGACTCAAGTGGGCCTTTGCCAGTCCGAACATTTTTGTCTCAATTGGAGTGGGTGAATGGAGAGCTCCGAGTAATTAAAACACCTGATACCGACTGGACCCAACTGG GTAGTTTCCTGTTCTGGGGTTGTCTTTCTGGTCAGAGTCCTTTACAAAGAGTGTGTGagactctgcaggaaagtggcaTCAGCCCTCAGCAGCTACTG TCTTTGCTCTTGTCAGTTTGGCTTAACAAAGAGAAGGAAGTACTGAAGTGCCCAGGCGCCGTCTCTCACCTTCACACGCTGCTGACCACCCTCAGCTCCATGAAAG gaGCGGTGGATGAGTCATGGGATGGCCAGTGTGTCTCACCCTGGTGGCAGCAGGTGCGCACAGCTTGTGTTCAGTCTGAGAGCTCCGGTGCCGCACTACTGGCTGCTCTAGTCGCTCATCGTGTAGCCAAGAATGCCATCACCAGGCTGGCAGAGAGCAag TTTCAGGAGGAGTGGGAATGTGTTTCTCTGGAGTTGGAGCAGTGGGTGGTGTGTATAAAGCAGTTGGAGGATGTTCTTGCTTTGCAGACGCTACTCTGCCTGCCATCTCCTCAGGGCTCTTCAGGTGGCACACGCTGCTCTGTCAAAACACTATTGGAGAGTGGCAGAG gTGGTGTAGCAGACTGTGTTTCGAAGTTGATCTTCAGACAGGGTGTGTCTCCTGATCTCCTGAAGGATATCCTACAACGAAGGGGAGAGAATGAGTCCACACAACAGCCAGTCCAGCAAGGCGGGGGGGATAAATTGGAGG AGCTGCTGGAATGTGTTTGTCAGCGGTTCCCAAATTCTTTGTCTCCTGATGTGCTGTTTGCTCACTGTAGCTGGGAAAATGTGGTCCAGTGGAACAAAGACCCAGAG GTGGGCCAGTACTTGGAGTGGTCAGTGGAGTTTTTGAAGATGATATCCAATCCTCACATTCAGTTGG GTGTCTGTGTTATGATGTGGCAGACCTTTATAGTCAAGCGGTTTTCGGCTGCTGCCTTTCTAATGGAAAAG GTGGGAAAGGCACCTAAAGACCGGCTGTGCAGACGG gatGTAGGAATGGGCGACGCAGCTGTGAGGAGTTTCCTGGGCTCCTGTGTGCAGTTACTCCAAGCCCTGATGGAGGTCTCATCTTCCTCTTTTCTCCCTTCCTTTCCTTTTTTCTCCAGA GCGGATTCAGCAATGGAGGAAGTGTCTGTTCCAGAAGTGAGTGTGGAGGAAGTGTGGGCCAGTGCTGATGGTCCAGTGTCTATAGTGGAGTTAGCTCTGGATCAGAGATCTGTTCACTATCCTCTCGTTCAGCATCACTGTGTGTTAGCGTCACTGCTGCACGCTGGCATGACCTTCTCCCTGCGTCTGAAACCACTCAGCTTGTTCGACAGCAAG GGAAAGAATGCGTTTTTTAGAGATTTGTCATCCATTCAGTTGCTTCCCAGTGGAGACATGGACCCCAACCTGGTGTCTGTGAGACAAGAG TTTTTGATGAACGTGTTGACAGGCTGGGTAAAGGTTTTAGCTGAATCTGAGGAGAATGGTGTCAAACATAGCGGTGCAGAAGACATGTGGCCATCTGTGTGTATGGAGCTCTCATCACTACTACAGGTCAATACTGACATCCTGCACAGACACCTTGTCTGTGAGCTCTACAACCAGGGCCTGGACCTGCGGGCAGAGGAG GTGATGATGGAGGTGCAGGACAAGGACGTTTTGGGCTCTCAGCTGCTGGTGTTGACTGGTCAGagactctctttctctctgcttCACTCCCAATCACAGACCAAACCCAACATGGAGCTGTTGGCCCGTCTGCCGCCCACTCTCTGCACCTGGCTGAAGGCTATG GACCCCAGTGAGCTGCGCTGTCCCTCAGTCCCTCTGTCTCAGAGCAGTCAACTGATCAACAAGGTCATCGAGATGCTCCCCGAAAACCATGCCCAGTACAGCCTTGCCCTTCACCTGCTGGAGGCCGTGGACTCTTTACACCAAGAGCCCTGA
- the rab3gap2 gene encoding rab3 GTPase-activating protein non-catalytic subunit isoform X3: MSCCLLDFGRVQELRQVREFLFPKHNNAGPEEEKPQAGTAALKSELTWDDSDWGSWENPDGKEDGAQKTKGEIVKNMHTPFSIHSDNKPEEEEQQQGTPWMQDCVLSLSPCSDLLVIAREHKAAFLSAKWRTDESGQEEMTLAVTWSGTLRVEEGECISSVICIPLASQKRSSTGRPDWTCIVVGFSSGYVRFYTENGVLLLAQLLHEDPVLRLKCRTYEIPRHPGVTEQHEELSILYPAALVTIDGFSLFQSLRACRNQVARAAAAGSDVVQPPPLAYKKWGLQDMDTITDHSSIGITTLSVFDQMKNASVLGGFHASVKGSPPAMSQYITVGGGPYTGFYYAIEGSSQPLLSHVALAVASKLTSALFSAASGWLGWKSKNEEESVQKQKPKVEPATALPVRFGLPDSRRHGESICLSPCNTMAGVTDDFGRVTLLDVARGIAIRMWKGYRDAQLGWVQVSEARGERDLATSPSMPRRHTQFLVIYAPRRGILEVWGTQYGPRVGAFTVGKHCRLLYAGHRLMGVNSVTSQGWQIHTQQVCLFDPVNGVLRAITIPFHLALSDKKSERAKDMHLLKRLTTLLRSREVEPALLESEAQTVLLDIKHPAIKKQALESLLSNKNAPVSCLTSVTRALLASLKEQDPEAVDESLLQFCSSQLKLLQLYTDVQLLHTPDTSPTEPEHPSFSGIQEDLARVGQVLQRYTEINSRPCVSFAQDSSGPLPVRTFLSQLEWVNGELRVIKTPDTDWTQLGSFLFWGCLSGQSPLQRVCETLQESGISPQQLLSLLLSVWLNKEKEVLKCPGAVSHLHTLLTTLSSMKGAVDESWDGQCVSPWWQQVRTACVQSESSGAALLAALVAHRVAKNAITRLAESKFQEEWECVSLELEQWVVCIKQLEDVLALQTLLCLPSPQGSSGGTRCSVKTLLESGRGGVADCVSKLIFRQGVSPDLLKDILQRRGENESTQQPVQQGGGDKLEELLECVCQRFPNSLSPDVLFAHCSWENVVQWNKDPEVGQYLEWSVEFLKMISNPHIQLGVCVMMWQTFIVKRFSAAAFLMEKVGKAPKDRLCRRDVGMGDAAVRSFLGSCVQLLQALMEADSAMEEVSVPEVSVEEVWASADGPVSIVELALDQRSVHYPLVQHHCVLASLLHAGMTFSLRLKPLSLFDSKGKNAFFRDLSSIQLLPSGDMDPNLVSVRQEFLMNVLTGWVKVLAESEENGVKHSGAEDMWPSVCMELSSLLQVNTDILHRHLVCELYNQGLDLRAEEVMMEVQDKDVLGSQLLVLTGQRLSFSLLHSQSQTKPNMELLARLPPTLCTWLKAMDPSELRCPSVPLSQSSQLINKVIEMLPENHAQYSLALHLLEAVDSLHQEP; this comes from the exons ATGTCCTGCTGTCTGCTGGATTTCGGCCGGGTCCAGGAGCTCAGACAGGTGCGAGAGTTTCTGTTCCCCAAGCACAACAACGCCGGACCTGAGGAAGAGAAACCTCAAGCAGGTACTGCTGCACTCA AGAGTGAGTTAACGTGGGATGACTCAGACTGGGGCTCTTGGGAGAATCCTGACGGTAAAGAGGATGGAGCTCAG AAGACAAAAGGAGAAATTGTGAAGAATATGCACACCCCCTTTTCCATTCATAGTGACAACAAA CCTGAGGAGGAGGAGCAGCAGCAGGGTACACCCTGGATGCAGGACTGTGTGCTGTCTCTCTCACCCTGCTCAGATCTGCTGGTCATCGCTCGAGAGCACAAAGCAGCATTTCTCTCTG CTAAGTGGCGGACAGACGAGAGTGGGCAGGAGGAAATGACCCTTGCTGTGACCTGGAGTGGAACGCTGAGAGTTGAGGAGGG GGAATGTATCAGTAGTGTTATTTGTATTCCATTGGCCAGCCAGAAGAG GAGTTCTACTGGCCGGCCTGATTGGACCTGTATTGTGGTTGGATTCAGCTCAGGTTATGTCCGTTTCTACACAGAG aaTGGTGTTCTTCTATTGGCCCAGTTGTTGCATGAAGATCCCGTGCTGCGACTGAAATGTCGCACATATGAGATTCCACGTCACCCTGGAGTAACAGAACAG CATGAGGAGCTCAGTATTCTCTACCCAGCAGCCCTAGTCACCATTGATGGCTTTAGTCTCTTCCAGTCTTTACGTGCCTGTCGAAACCAGGTTGCCAGAG CTGCAGCAGCAGGAAGTGATGTCGTTCAGCCTCCACCGCTGGCCTATAAAAAGTGGGGCCTGCAAGACATGGACACAATTACAGACCATTCCAGCATAG GTATCACTACTCTGAGTGTGTTCGATCAGATGAAAAATGCATCTGTCCTTGGAGGATTTCATGCTTCGGTTAAAGGAAGCCCTCCTGCTATGAGTCAGTATATCACAGTGGGAGGTGGACCCTACACTGGCTTCTACTATGCTATAgag GGTAGTTCTCAGCCTCTTCTCTCCCATGTGGCTCTGGCTGTGGCCAGCAAACTTACATCAGCTCTGTTCAGTGCTGCCAG TGGTTGGTTGGGATGGAAGAGTAAAAATGAAGAGGAGTCAGTGCAGAAACAGAAGCCAAAAGTGGAGCCAGCCACAGCCCTTCCTGTTAG GTTCGGTCTTCCAGATTCTCGTCGGCATGGCGAGTCTATCTGTCTCTCTCCATGTAACACTATGGCTGGAGTCACAGATGACTTTGGCAGAGTCACGCTGCTGGATGTAGCACGAGGCATCGCTATCAGGATGTGGAAGG GCTATCGTGACGCTCAGCTCGGATGGGTGCAGGTCTCAGAGGCTCGTGGGGAGAGAGATCTAGCCACATCTCCATCTATGCCCCGCCGGCACACACAATTTCTGGTGATTTATGCCCCACGCAGAGGCATTTTAGAAGTGTGGGGAACTCAGTATGGACCGCGAGTAGGGGCTTTTACTGTAGGCAAACACTGCAG GCTGCTGTACGCGGGTCACAGGTTAATGGGTGTGAACAGTGTAACCAGTCAGGGCTGGCAAATACACACACAACAAGTGTGTCTGTTTGACCCGGTTAATGGAGTCCTGAGAGCCATCACCATACCATTCCACCTGGCACTCAG TGATAAGAAGAGCGAGCGTGCTAAAGACATGCACCTGCTGAAGAGACTCACCACTCTTCTGAGAAGCAGGGAGGTGGAGCCAG CTCTGCTTGAGAGTGAAGCACAAACTGTGTTACTGGACATTAAACATCCAGCTATTAAGAAACAG GCCCTGGAGTCACTTCTGTCCAATAAGAATGCACCAGTGTCCTGTTTGACCAGTGTTACTCGTGCATTATTGGCGAGCCTGAAAGAGCAAG ATCCTGAAGCAGTGGATGAGTCGTTGCTACAGTTTTGTTCATCCCAACTCAAACTTCTCCAGCTCTATACAGATGTTCAATTACTGCACACACCAGATACATCACCCACTGAGCCAGAACAT CCATCGTTTTCTGGCATTCAGGAGGATCTTGCTCGTGTTGGCCAAGTCCTACAGCGATACACAGAAATAAACTCTCGGCCCTGTGTCTCATTTGCTCAAGACTCAAGTGGGCCTTTGCCAGTCCGAACATTTTTGTCTCAATTGGAGTGGGTGAATGGAGAGCTCCGAGTAATTAAAACACCTGATACCGACTGGACCCAACTGG GTAGTTTCCTGTTCTGGGGTTGTCTTTCTGGTCAGAGTCCTTTACAAAGAGTGTGTGagactctgcaggaaagtggcaTCAGCCCTCAGCAGCTACTG TCTTTGCTCTTGTCAGTTTGGCTTAACAAAGAGAAGGAAGTACTGAAGTGCCCAGGCGCCGTCTCTCACCTTCACACGCTGCTGACCACCCTCAGCTCCATGAAAG gaGCGGTGGATGAGTCATGGGATGGCCAGTGTGTCTCACCCTGGTGGCAGCAGGTGCGCACAGCTTGTGTTCAGTCTGAGAGCTCCGGTGCCGCACTACTGGCTGCTCTAGTCGCTCATCGTGTAGCCAAGAATGCCATCACCAGGCTGGCAGAGAGCAag TTTCAGGAGGAGTGGGAATGTGTTTCTCTGGAGTTGGAGCAGTGGGTGGTGTGTATAAAGCAGTTGGAGGATGTTCTTGCTTTGCAGACGCTACTCTGCCTGCCATCTCCTCAGGGCTCTTCAGGTGGCACACGCTGCTCTGTCAAAACACTATTGGAGAGTGGCAGAG gTGGTGTAGCAGACTGTGTTTCGAAGTTGATCTTCAGACAGGGTGTGTCTCCTGATCTCCTGAAGGATATCCTACAACGAAGGGGAGAGAATGAGTCCACACAACAGCCAGTCCAGCAAGGCGGGGGGGATAAATTGGAGG AGCTGCTGGAATGTGTTTGTCAGCGGTTCCCAAATTCTTTGTCTCCTGATGTGCTGTTTGCTCACTGTAGCTGGGAAAATGTGGTCCAGTGGAACAAAGACCCAGAG GTGGGCCAGTACTTGGAGTGGTCAGTGGAGTTTTTGAAGATGATATCCAATCCTCACATTCAGTTGG GTGTCTGTGTTATGATGTGGCAGACCTTTATAGTCAAGCGGTTTTCGGCTGCTGCCTTTCTAATGGAAAAG GTGGGAAAGGCACCTAAAGACCGGCTGTGCAGACGG gatGTAGGAATGGGCGACGCAGCTGTGAGGAGTTTCCTGGGCTCCTGTGTGCAGTTACTCCAAGCCCTGATGGAG GCGGATTCAGCAATGGAGGAAGTGTCTGTTCCAGAAGTGAGTGTGGAGGAAGTGTGGGCCAGTGCTGATGGTCCAGTGTCTATAGTGGAGTTAGCTCTGGATCAGAGATCTGTTCACTATCCTCTCGTTCAGCATCACTGTGTGTTAGCGTCACTGCTGCACGCTGGCATGACCTTCTCCCTGCGTCTGAAACCACTCAGCTTGTTCGACAGCAAG GGAAAGAATGCGTTTTTTAGAGATTTGTCATCCATTCAGTTGCTTCCCAGTGGAGACATGGACCCCAACCTGGTGTCTGTGAGACAAGAG TTTTTGATGAACGTGTTGACAGGCTGGGTAAAGGTTTTAGCTGAATCTGAGGAGAATGGTGTCAAACATAGCGGTGCAGAAGACATGTGGCCATCTGTGTGTATGGAGCTCTCATCACTACTACAGGTCAATACTGACATCCTGCACAGACACCTTGTCTGTGAGCTCTACAACCAGGGCCTGGACCTGCGGGCAGAGGAG GTGATGATGGAGGTGCAGGACAAGGACGTTTTGGGCTCTCAGCTGCTGGTGTTGACTGGTCAGagactctctttctctctgcttCACTCCCAATCACAGACCAAACCCAACATGGAGCTGTTGGCCCGTCTGCCGCCCACTCTCTGCACCTGGCTGAAGGCTATG GACCCCAGTGAGCTGCGCTGTCCCTCAGTCCCTCTGTCTCAGAGCAGTCAACTGATCAACAAGGTCATCGAGATGCTCCCCGAAAACCATGCCCAGTACAGCCTTGCCCTTCACCTGCTGGAGGCCGTGGACTCTTTACACCAAGAGCCCTGA